The following are encoded in a window of Plasmodium cynomolgi strain B DNA, chromosome 4, whole genome shotgun sequence genomic DNA:
- a CDS encoding hypothetical protein (putative) yields MINNVFYVILVFSFFLLIIKCEYINNEKKEVVFETDHLERGGHYEQKDENLEGNYTSHVTFGGSTEGGDVGMQLQVVVPRGEEQDEEGVEAGIAPSVQGSLESSDAKESEPKVDGHVGVEEVADGKTANGSSVVQNGESAQGNVSIMEESTVNNPVKGSEPKGDMDVGVEEAASSDVIKETESESDSIAVVDEPAAVEPIEVDPIEVDPIAVEPTAVEPIAVELIANDSTKGDELKAGSVVAVEEEKTTDSDVVTAGNTTKESEPVADSAAFVEEEAASSTTKESEPVADSAAFVEEEAASYAAKESEPKAVSVIVMEETTASNASKEIESKADNVAIVDESIVSVATEEQPSMSSAGKESEPQADSTTMIEEPVANDTTMIEEPIANDTTMIEEPVANDSTMIEEPVANDTTMTEEPIVSSFVEGELNQGGVVIVEEAASSRAAEESEPKTASTSTVEESSVGSPVKEDESNQDGISTVKEVAPDRSVPDGDPPPERSIPQGAPPPERSAASGRKQFLMEFQERVNHYDEVMDEIILKSLNRENYNYFNMLDEYAMKTKMSEKMYKGMRYIIKVIIGSTVVTPSYKEKKKSFNYEIEESTFKRHFVMSLFRWYKNFKLVESHFDKANYVYYVGDDEDERVYSYRYTYRLVLNLLSSETFPFYLDLNRFTLLDILDNYNKYNFKLNNSTRYYPFHMYSCKTFRDFVADYFEFYNHRYFEKHKHLIAEEVYYNGIKKNGNKLFTQLSRLNPNFEFLVNLLNDLYNEYYKEGVKRGRKKGSHEELSSGISDPSVERQPEGEKTEWKEMTPLHDASSAEWSGPSGDGAGAASETVGVEDTLEKVQERESTVGQRDGKEPTIGKQGGKEPTIGKGDGSEPTTGQRDGNEPTTGQRDGKEPTVGKGDDPLSNEMWKDLLESYKDAPKPEDLKKYNQYILKNLNKILKFTSQKEKQQMGDYKNKYELKDGFIVNVVTTRHTPLLFNPAKDIYSYLNQINSKKQVNFKNIYDNLMIIIRYKEGSNFYDNLLQSRRIAGGLWREVDSPSGEGVNKGASRSAKRVTERVVVDGDLSSGMNSKELNAFLLFIERGEEAIDGISTGEETIGGTSPTRGDVHSFYRNVNLSEFTPAAVNMKDQIHDQLKLLKKKYTEKLKNEATCVLAFLYLIGINNNEGKLQLPYGFPRNIDHSVKLIRRGKDGLCNFLSGILYHVNLPIFVNNSSISITTEMSEDLIDSNDNSLNSFFYIYYRNNGKIRNHDFLSNENRIIPKSVDNMKSKIVSYALGSTKDDFYSKLAFTNNMIRLKYKNKDSNIYLKDYFDFTFDKKIYKNSVIRNNISPFLSSCDYLLSNILGAVVDSLKNTSAIESGVYEENISEKHRHLIHNTVDNNKSLFEYFLKLADSRNSYALAALGEIYYLGNESIGIERDEAKAFEFWKKAADQGDSTSALSTGYAYLDEYKKHLRKEEIVKTMSKEDVLNMIREEKGSGAGGGAKKGSGAGKDSGAGKDSGAGEGAKKGSGAGKDSGGGYFSFASGGATAGLHTSAGQPSGQQNGRGSSPEGGSPVGAPNFMGASGAAASFPSALYGGGSAGPLAPSAPSAQSAASAPPAPSAQSAPSTPPSPSTPSAEPAQPAGGQAGIPLGGGEQRQDSAENTANASSSESDDIIKKYMQELSEERNKALKNAEQYFQKAIRNNEESVEHFLAKYNIYKFGLGTEKNVELAGEYLKKAANKGDSISQMMLGHYYSGTDIGVKIKDYDEKNKIENLKKSYKYYSMSAKNGNIISLYNKSILILKGVNPNLKTFNEKCEKTLKKFHFIGLFNERLYVLTKLLRRNYDFRDYTGSLLVSVILSELGDHPNNVNASMLWDLKRKTMQTFTEKYNLVEGLLANLLKKAIREESVTDMLIKGGRGVGGNRVANPVDRIIHRLYKKEKGGKYSLQMKSQLSGDSILKSCAMVTWNMFERKSVLFNLKFCSYLRDELLHRSSGANREESSGGANKEESSGGTNKEESSGGANREERSSRANEEESSSQAGKTHRNVYNYDVYELSQTHRQIDLFERYDQIVKSEMKKGGTSREKIQKAEKMKGTILEHFRTSEFLHCYYKPISYYQIKLEEEKKQSLKRNAQQEESSLVGRSSSYLGYTPGKNKNEQVTDLYETEFARYSPLLEGEDMKEIFYYQNTYSSSMFEEIQSFSKNCDICKQYYDIYSAYYGYKKSTIDLIKKYREGDEFTIKSKRKELQFLIRNSDEEDHEPLYYKALFLESNKLESLKNILQIYLKLATDNHNACNVIGVLGIFKILFKKVFFDVSYFFSRKKAQLISAIRGESTISGILGINWISGGSSGWSSGWISGGSSGGSDERGELPKHGELPKHGELPKHGELPKHGERDSAAPEPPANSLQKYIFSDLNSCALQNNFLFKSEFHNKCLNFDHLLSSNHAYSQISYRDFFNVFYTFVASFFKVA; encoded by the exons ATGATTAATAATGTCTTTTACGTTATCTTagtgttttcattttttctgttaataATTAAGTGtgaatatattaacaatgagaagaaggaagtGGTTTTCGAAACGGACCACCTCGAAAGGGGGGGACACTATGAGCAGAAGGATGAGAATCTAGAAGGCAACTACACCAGTCATGTAACGTTTGGAGGCAGCACCGAGGGGGGGGATGTAGGCATGCAGCTGCAGGTAGTTGTACCCAGAGGGGAGGAGCAGGACGAGGAGGGAGTTGAGGCAGGTATAGCCCCCTCTGTGCAAGGATCCCTAGAGAGCAGCGACGCTAAGGAGAGTGAACCGAAGGTAGATGGCCACGTAGGCGTGGAAGAGGTTGCTGATGGTAAGACCGCCAATGGGAGCAGTGTCGTCCAGAATGGAGAATCGGCTCAAGGTAACGTCTCCATAATGGAAGAATCCACAGTGAATAACCCCGTCAAAGGGAGTGAACCAAAGGGAGATATGGACGTTGGCGTGGAAGAGGCTGCCTCGAGTGATGTCATCAAAGAAACTGAATCGGAGTCTGACAGCATCGCCGTAGTGGATGAACCCGCTGCGGTAGAACCCATTGAGGTAGATCCCATTGAGGTAGATCCCATTGCGGTAGAACCCACTGCGGTAGAACCCATTGCGGTAGAACTTATCGCTAATGACTCTACCAAGGGGGATGAATTGAAGGCAGGGAGCGTCGTCGccgtggaggaggagaagactACAGATAGTGACGTTGTCACTGCGGGGAACACCACCAAGGAGAGTGAACCCGTTGCGGATAGCGCCGCCTTCGTGGAAGAGGAAGCTGCTAGTAGCACCACCAAGGAGAGTGAACCCGTTGCGGATAGCGCCGCCTTCGTGGAAGAGGAAGCTGCTAGTTATGCCGCCAAGGAAAGTGAACCAAAGGCAGTTAGTGTCATCGTCATGGAAGAGACAACTGCTAGTAACGCCAGCAAGGAGATTGAATCAAAGGCAGATAACGTCGCCATAGTGGATGAATCCATAGTGAGCGTCGCCACCGAGGAACAACCCTCTATGAGTAGCGCCGGCAAGGAAAGTGAACCCCAGGCAGATAGCACCACGATGATAGAAGAACCCGTTGCAAATGACACCACGATGATAGAAGAGCCCATTGCAAATGACACCACGATGATAGAAGAACCCGTTGCAAATGACTCCACGATGATAGAAGAACCCGTTGCAAATGACACCACGATGACAGAAGAACCCATTGTGAGCAGCTTCGTTGAGGGCGAACTGAACCAAGGTGGGGTTGTCATCGTGGAAGAGGCAGCTTCTAGTAGGGCTGCCGAGGAGAGTGAACCCAAGACAGCTAGCACTTCCACAGTGGAGGAGTCCAGTGTGGGCAGTCCCGTTAAGGAGGACGAATCGAACCAAGATGGGATTTCCACTGTGAAGGAGGTCGCCCCTGATAGAAGCGTCCCAGATGGTGACCCCCCCCCTGAGAGAAGCATCCCACAGggtgcccccccccctgaGAGAAGCGCGGCAAGCGGGAGAAAGCAATTCCTGATGGAGTTCCAAGAGAGAGTAAACCACTACGATGAAGTTATGGAcgaaataatattaaaaagccTAAACAGAGAGAATTATAATTACTTTAATATGTTAGACGAGTACgcaatgaaaacaaaaatgagtgaaaaaatgtacaaggGGATGAGATATATAATAAAGGTGATCATAGGAAGTACGGTAGTAACTCCATCGTataaagagaagaaaaaatcgtttAATTACGAGATTGAGGAAAGTACATTTAAGCGTCATTTCGTAATGTCTCTGTTTAGATGGTACAAGAATTTTAAGCTAGTAGAATCACATTTCGACAAGGCAAATTACGTCTACTACGTGGGTGATGATGAAGATGAACGTGTGTACTCTTATAGGTATACCTACAGACTCGTATTGAATTTGCTAAGTTCAGAAacgtttccattttatttagaTCTAAATAGATTTACCTTGCTGGATATACTGGACAATTATAATAAGTATAACTTTAAGCTAAACAACAGCACGAGGTATTACCCGTTCCACATGTACAGTTGTAAAACATTCAGGGATTTCGTGGCGGATTATTTCGAGTTTTATAACCATCGCTACTTTGAGAAGCACAAGCATTTGATTGCAGAGGAGGTCTACtataatggaataaaaaagaatggcAATAAGTTGTTTACGCAGTTGAGCAGGTTGAATCCGAACTTT gaATTTCTGGTAAACCTGCTGAATGACCTCTACAATGAGTACTACAAGGAGGGGGTGAAGCGCGGTAGGAAGAAGGGATCCCACGAGGAGTTGAGTTCAGGTATCAGCGACCCCTCTGTGGAGCGGCAACCTGAGGGGGAGAAGACGGAGTGGAAAGAAATGACACCTCTCCATGACGCTTCTTCCGCGGAATGGAGCGGTCCGTCCGGGGATGGTGCGGGCGCGGCCAGTGAAACCGTCGGCGTGGAGGACACCCTGGAAAAGGTGCAGGAAAGAGAGTCCACCGTTGGCCAGCGCGACGGAAAGGAACCCACCATTGGCAAGCAGGGCGGAAAGGAACCCACCATTGGAAAGGGTGACGGAAGCGAGCCTACCACTGGCCAGCGCGACGGAAATGAGCCTACCACTGGCCAGCGCGACGGAAAGGAACCCACCGTCGGCAAGGGTGACGACCCCCTGAGCAACGAAATGTGGAAAGACCTACTCGAGTCGTACAAGGACGCCCCGAAGCCAGAAGACCTGAAGAAATACAAccaatatattttgaaaaatctgaacaaaatattaaaattcaCCTCgcagaaggaaaagcaacaaatgggagattataaaaataaatacgaACTGAAAGATGGGTTCATTGTCAACGTCGTTACGACAAGGCACACTCCCCTGTTGTTCAATCCAGCGAAGGATATTTACTCGTACCTTAATCAGATAAATAGTAAGAAGCAggtgaattttaaaaatatatatgataatttgATGATTATTATTAGATACAAGGAGGGGAGTAATTTTTATGACAATTTGTTGCAGAGTAGGAGGATAGCGGGGGGGTTGTGGCGTGAGGTGGATTCTCCAAGTGGGGAGGGGGTGAACAAAGGAGCTAGTCGATCTGCCAAACGGGTAACCGAGAGGGTAGTCGTCGATGGGGATTTGTCTAGTGGGATGAACTCAAAAGAGTTGAATGCTTTTTTGCTGTTTATTGAGCGTGGGGAGGAGGCAATCGATGGGATATCTACCGGTGAAGAGACTATCGGTGGGACCTCCCCAACTCGTGGAGATGTGCATTCCTTTTACCGAAATGTCAATCTGAGTGAATTCACCCCCGCGGCGGTTAACATGAAGGACCAAATCCACGATCAGCTGAAATTGTTAAAGAAGAAGTACACAGAGAAGCTAAAGAACGAGGCAACGTGTGTCCTGGCCTTCCTCTACCTAATAGGAATAAATAACAACGAGGGGAAGTTACAGCTACCGTATGGGTTCCCCCGAAACATTGACCACTCAGTTAAGTTGataagaaggggaaaagatgggttgtgtaattttttaagcggTATACTCTACCATGTGAATCTACCAATATTTGTGAATAATTCATCTATATCGATAACAACAGAGATGAGTGAAGACTTAATAGATTCAAATGACAACTCGTTGAAtagctttttttatatatactatagaaataatggaaaaataagaaatcacgattttttatcaaatgaaAATAGGATCATTCCAAAATCTGTGGATAATATGAAATCCAAAATTGTATCCTATGCCTTGGGTTCAACAAAGGATGATTTTTACAGTAAGCTTGCCTTCACTAATAATATGATCAGATTGAAATACAAGAACAAGGatagtaatatttatttaaaggattattttgattttacatttgataaaaagatatacaaaaattctgtaattaggaataatatttctccatttttaagttCCTGTGATTATTTGTTGAGTAACATACTAGGGGCAGTAGTCGATTCGTTGAAAAATACGTCCGCTATTGAAAGTGGGGtgtatgaagaaaatatcagCGAGAAGCATAGACATTTGATTCATAACACAGTTGACAATAATAAGAGTTTGTTtgagtattttttaaaactagCTGATAGTAGAAATTCTTATGCTCTTGCAGCTTTGGGGGAGATTTACTACTTAGGGAATGAGAGCATAGGTATTGAACGTGATGAAGCGAAAGCTTTTGAGTTTTGGAAGAAGGCGGCAGATCAGGGAGATAGCACTTCTGCTTTGTCCACTGGGTATGCCTACCTCGATGAGTATAAGAAGCATTTGCGGAAGGAGGAAATTGTTAAAACGATGAGTAAGGAGGACGTGCTGAATATGATTAGGGAGGAGAAGGGTAGCGGTGCTGGGGGAGGGGCGAAGAAGGGTAGCGGTGCGGGGAAGGATAGCGGTGCTGGGAAGGATAGCGGTGCTGGGGAAGGGGCGAAGAAGGGCAGCGGTGCGGGGAAGGATAGCGGTGGGGGCTACTTCTCCTTCGCGTCGGGGGGGGCAACTGCGGGGCTGCACACTTCGGCAGGGCAACCCTCCGGACAACAGAATGGCAGGGGCTCTTCCCCGGAGGGGGGTTCTCCCGTTGGGGCCCCTAATTTTATGGGCGCTTCCGGCGCGGCCGCGAGTTTTCCCAGCGCCTTGTATGGCGGCGGGTCCGCCGGGCCACTCGCTCCGTCCGCTCCGTCCGCTCAATCTGCTGCATCTGCTCCGCCCGCTCCGTCTGCTCAATCAGCCCCGTCCACCCCACCCTCTCCGTCCACTCCATCCGCTGAACCCGCACAACCCGCGGGGGGCCAAGCGGGCATACCCCTTGGGGGTGGCGAACAGAGGCAGGATAGCGCAGAGAATACGGCCAATGCATCGAGCAGCGAAAGCGACGATATCATCAAGAAATACATGCAGGAGCTGAGCGAGGAGAGAAATAAAGCCCTCAAAAACGCAGAGCAGTATTTCCAGAAGGCCATTCGAAACAACGAAGAGAGTGTAGAACACTTTTTGGCAAAgtacaatatatataagttCGGATtgggaacagaaaaaaacgtgGAGCTAGCTGGagagtatttaaaaaaagcggcAAATAAGGGAGATAGCATTTCACAGATGATGTTGGGACATTACTACTCGGGAACGGACATCGGTGTTAAGATAAAGGATTATGatgagaagaacaaaatcgagaatttaaaaaaatcctatAAGTATTATAGCATgtcagcaaaaaatggaaatataatTTCGCTGTACAATAAGAGCATCCTAATTCTGAAAGGGGTAAACCCAAACTTGAAGacttttaatgaaaaatgtgaaaaaacgttgaaaaaatttcactttATTGGACTGTTTAATGAGCGTTTATATGTGTTGACTAAGTTACTGAGGAGGAACTACGATTTTAGGGACTACACAGGTTCGCTTCTTGTTTCTGTTATTCTTTCCGAGCTGGGCGATCACCCCAATAATGTAAATGCATCTATGCTGTGGGACTTGAAACGGAAAACGATGCAGACGTTCACGGAGAAGTACAACCTGGTCGAGGGTCTTTTGGCGAACCTCCTCAAGAAGGCCATCCGGGAGGAGAGCGTCACTGACATGCTCATAAAGGGTGGACGTGGTGTGGGTGGCAACCGAGTAGCTAACCCAGTGGATCGAATAATCCACAGACTGTacaagaaagaaaaggggggaaagtaCTCCCTACAGATGAAATCCCAACTCAGCGGGgactccattttgaaaagttGCGCGATGGTTACATGGAACATGTTCGAGAGGAAGAGCGtgctttttaatttgaagTTTTGTTCCTATTTGAGAGACGAGTTGCTGCACAGAAGCAGTGGGGCCAACAGAGAGGAGAGCAGCGGTGGGGCCAACAAAGAGGAGAGCAGTGGTGGGACCAACAAAGAGGAGAGCAGTGGTGGGGCCAACAGAGAGGAGAGAAGTAGCCGAGCCAACGAAGAGGAGAGCAGCAGTCAGGCTGGGAAGACCCACCGAAACGTGTACAATTACGACGTGTACGAGCTAAGCCAAACACACAGACAAATCGATCTCTTCGAAAGGTACGACCAAATCGTAAAGAGTGAGATGAAAAAGGGTGGAACATCCCGagagaaaattcaaaaagcTGAAAAGATGAAGGGGACCATTCTGGAGCATTTCCGAACTAGTGAGTTCCTACATTGTTATTATAAGCCCATTTCGTATTATCAAATTAAgttggaggaggagaaaaagcaaaGTCTGAAAAGGAACGCCCAACAGGAGGAGAGCAGCCTTGTAGGGAGAAGTAGCAGCTACTTGGGATACACCCctgggaaaaacaaaaacgaacaaGTGACGGATTTATACGAAACAGAGTTCGCTAGGTATTCTCCCCTTTTAGAAGGTGAAGAcatgaaagaaattttttattaccaaAACACTTATTCATCTAGCATGTTTGAGGAAATACAAAGCTTCTCAAAAAATTGCGACATCTGCAAACAGTACTACGATATCTATTCAGCCTACTATGGTTATAAAAAATCTACCATAGATTTGATTAAGAAATATCGAGAAGGGGATGAGTTCACCATAAAGAGTAAGAGAAAGGAGCTCCAATTTTTGATTAGGAACTCGGATGAAGAAGACCATGAGCCTTTGTATTACAAGGCACTATTTTTGGAATCCAACAAATTGGAGAgcttgaaaaatattttacagaTTTATTTGAAGCTAGCTACGGACAATCACAACGCTTGCAATGTGATTGGTGTTCTGGGcatctttaaaattttgttcaagAAGGTCTTCTTCGACGTCAGTTATTTCTTCAGCAGGAAGAAGGCGCAGCTTATTAGCGCGATTCGCGGGGAGAGCACCATTAGCGGGATCCTTGGCATTAACTGGATTAGCGGCGGGAGTAGCGGCTGGAGTAGCGGCTGGATTAGCGGCGGGAGCAGCGGCGGGAGTGACGAACGTGGGGAACTTCCAAAACACGGCGAACTTCCAAAACACGGCGAACTTCCAAAACACGGCGAACTTCCAAAACACGGCGAACGTGACAGTGCTGCCCCTGAGCCACCAGCCAACTCGCTCCagaagtatattttttcagaCCTGAATTCCTGCGCGCTGCAAAATAACTTCCTTTTCAAGTCCGAGTTCCACAACAAATGCTTAAATTTCGACCATTTGCTGAGCAGCAACCACGCGTATTCGCAGATCAGCTACCGCGATTTTTTCAATGTCTTCTACACCTTCGtggcctccttttttaaagtagCATAG
- a CDS encoding hypothetical protein (putative) — protein MSTPDELTVLIQNLQKCNNTSESINFDLARTIQEFLNCLDKNVLEELEGGIHERGIHERGIHERGRGRESDKGRDNERDKERDKERDNERDRDVANSFTSAAIFVENCVKIFGLKIEHLHNLAHNTLYNIYKDNRHNNAGKKHIVMSDEEEYLFINEVKNLKSCPGENEPCMEDDLLIKTIPLPTFLFSENVKKKEGSVEMRESMATPIGIGTDMGVNMDVNMGVNMGVESELGTDLSISHRNADGGGGDDRKGNSSTLRQSEEATSEANETNETNETNETNEANEANETNEANETNEAIQTNEAIQTNEANEANEAIQTTAATAAIAAWAKGENDGLADEAEEVLEQNFIKPLNFDKMYLENDGILLLDINDYNIFINDQYDFSIINQNSSMLFEKYDFSCSRHSTYLSPVNLTKYIEKEKTVNDIYKPYNFNDLLNEEFCSDLFLFKTDFFHYDLALGIIKSKKYLMNRFKEQKKYLYTLFEQIKIPHIYVQKLGLNFDYYHLEPLIYNLIKELKKKKNVEKYFSINLFDEKNNYDFDILQDEEYVDDQNEENTIAEGECNLTTEKFLDVRSLNGGMVDGMMNGMMNDMVDGIPLDVFEKKDSSDAFFASFDEDIHDRVTKWNAFLEEKLQLLRSHPKYDVDVYKKNIIHYTINSGEKIPLSNLIKNREPYQVCRNFLTTLMLINTDMLQISQVNRNSQSNDVSNYQINVKKENVQEYLGSSKKFKNATFVIEDKKRKTASKGGTRNAKPAKKKLHRD, from the exons ATGTCGACGCCCGACGAGCTGACTGTCCTCATTCAGAACCTCCAAAAATGCAACAACACGAGTGAATCGATCAACTTCGACCTGGCGAGGACCATCCAGGAGTTTCTCAACTGCCTGGACAAAAATGTACTGGAGGAGCTAGAAGGCGGAATACACGAAAGAGGAATACACGAAAGAGGAATACACGAAAGAGgaagggggagggagagTGACAAGGGGAGAGACAATGAGCGAGACAAGGAACGGGACAAGGAACGGGACAATGAGCGAGACAGAGACGTGGCGAACAGCTTCACCTCAGCTGCCATTTTTGTGGAAAACTGCGTCAAAATCTTCGGCCTAAAAATCGAGCACTTGCACAATTTGGCCCATAACACGCTGTACAATATTTACAAGGATAACAGACATAACAATGcagggaagaagcacatcGTTATGTCCGATGAGGAGGAGTATCTGTTCATTAacgaagtaaaaaatttaaagagttGCCCCGGGGAAAACGAGCCATGCATGGAGGACGACCTGCTCATCAAGACAATCCCGCTGCCCACCTTTCTCTTTtctgaaaatgtgaagaagaaggaaggcTCTGTGGAAATGAGAGAAAGCATGGCTACGCCCATTGGCATAGGTACAGACATGGGCGTGAATATGGACGTGAACATGGGCGTGAACATGGGCGTGGAGAGCGAGCTGGGCACTGACTTGAGCATCTCCCACCGCAACGCCGATGGTGGGGGCGGTGACGATCGCAAGGGGAACTCCAGCACGTTAAGGCAAAGCGAAGAAGCTACGAGTGAGGCGAACGAGACGAACGAGACGAACGAGACGAACGAGACGAACGAGGCGAACGAGGCGAACGAGACGAACGAGGCGAACGAGACGAACGAGGCGATCCAGACGAACGAGGCGATCCAGACGAACGAGGCGAACGAGGCGAACGAGGCGATCCAGACAACCGCGGCAACCGCGGCAATCGCGGCATGggcgaagggggaaaatgacGGGCTAGCCGACGAAGCGGAGGAGGTGCTCGAACAAAACTTCATAAAACCGCTAAACTTTGACAAAATGTATCTCGAAAACGATGGAATTCTCCTCCTAGATATCAACGATTACAACATTTTCATAAATGACCAATACGATTTTTCCATCATAAACCAAAACAGTTCCATGCTCTTCGAAAAGTACGACTTTTCTTGTTCCAGACACTCAACATATTTGTCTCCTGTCAATCTGACGAAATatattgaaaaggaaaagacaGTAAACGACATTTACAAGCCGTACAATTTTAATGACCTCCTGAATGAGGAATTCTGCTCAGATTTATTCCTATTTAAGACTGACTTCTTCCATTATGATCTCGCCCTAGGTATTAtcaaaagcaaaaaatatctCATGAACAGGTTTAAAGAACAGAAGAAGTACCTATAT ACCCTatttgaacaaataaaaatcccACACATCTATGTGCAAAAACTGGGGCTCAACTTCGACTACTACCACTTGGAACCCCTCATCTACAACTTAATAAAagaattgaagaaaaaaaaaaacgtcgaAAAATACTTCTCCATAAATCTGTTCGACGAGAAGAACAACTACGACTTCGACATTTTGCAGGACGAAGAGTACGTCGATGAtcagaatgaagaaaatacaaTCGCCGAGGGGGAGTGCAACTTAACCACTGAAAAATTCCTAGATGTGCGATCCCTAAATGGTGGCATGGTGGATGGCATGATGAATGGCATGATGAATGACATGGTGGATGGCATTCCGCTGGAtgtgtttgaaaaaaaggactccTCCGATGCCTTTTTCGCTTCCTTCGACGAGGATATTCACGACAG AGTCACCAAATGGAACGCCTTCCTCGAAGAGAAACTCCAACTCCTCAGGAGCCACCCCAAATATGATGTAgatgtgtacaaaaaaaatatcatccaTTACACCATCAACAGCGGAGAAAAAATCCCCCTCTCCAATCTCATCAAAAATAGGGAACCCTACCAAGTCTGTAGGAATTTTCTCACCACCCTCATGTTAATCAACACAGATATGCTTCAAATAAGTCAAGTCAATCGGAACAGCCAATCCAACGACGTAAGTAACTACCAAATTaatgtgaaaaaggaaaatgtacAGGAATACCTTGGCTCATcgaaaaagtttaaaaatgcTACTTTTGTCATAGAGGATAAGAAGAGAAAGACCGCTTCCAAGGGGGGGACGCGGAATGCCAAGCCAGCCAAAAAGAAGCTGCACAGAGATTAG
- a CDS encoding 5'-3' exonuclease N-terminal resolvase-like domain (putative), translated as MNGSLGAIIILAMKWCILWAVHGSGAKRKRNIPIYRCIKLSAAKKKINETETQKENNTQNDLETFLIVDGSSILFKNFFGMPYLKNESEINLSTIYGFIQSLNKVYKLFCPSYVVIVFDSKTSNDEKKKIYAKYKFMRKKNPEELYEQLKLVSDFCDLIGIKTVTSTDVESDNYIAGIVDSISNTLTAGNHPHYSSPNGEETTTHKQFRVIVVSSDKDLLQLLEYNDDAHNNMNISICQPNRKYRIVDANTFVQEHNLLPAQYSDYLIMAGDKTDGIAGIPNIGDKTSKHLLKQFHTIDNILKNLHNLPSKLHAIFLNNVENINMFRKLIKLKCETNESLVLSQYRQGSIKDFERFQTILDKYSLHKLIKKTVIVNYDGAKV; from the exons ATGAATGGGTCACTTGGGGCCATCATCATTCTTGCCATGAAATGGTGCATACTATGGGCTGTTCACGGAAGTG GGGcgaagcgaaaaagaaacatacCCATTTACAGATGCATCAAACTGAgtgctgcaaaaaaaaaaataaatgagacAGAGacacaaaaagaaaataacacCCAAAATGATTTGGAAACCTTTTTGATAGTAGACGGGTCTTCTatcttatttaaaaattttttcggAATGCCATACTTGAAAAATGAgagtgaaataaatttaagtACCATCTATGGGTTTATCCAATCGTTGAACAAagtatacaaattattttgccCCTCCTACGTGGTCATCGTTTTTGACTCGAAGACGTCGAAtgatgagaagaagaaaatttacgcCAAGTATAAATTcatgaggaagaaaaatccaGAAGAGTTGTATGAACAACTCAAACTTGTGAGTGACTTCTGCGATCTTATTGGAATAAAAACCGTTACCTCTACCGATGTAGAAAGCGATAACTATATTGCTGGCATTGTAGATAGTATCAGTAACACTCTTACGGCAGGAAATCACCCCCACTACTCCTcaccaaatggagaagaaaCAACCACACACAAGCAATTCAGAGTCATCGTTGTCTCGAGTGATAAAGACCTCCTCCAGCTTCTTGAATACAATGATGATGCTCACAATAACATGAACATTAGCATATGCCAACCGAATAGAAAGTACAGAATAGTTGACGCTAATACGTTCGTTCAGGAGCATAATTTATTGCCTGCTCAATACAGTGACTACCTTATCATGGCTGGAGACAAAACGGATGGAATTGCAGGCATCCCAAACATAGGCGATAAGACTAGCAAGCATTTACTTAAACAATTTCACACCATTGACAATATCCTGAAGAACCTACATAACCTTCCTAGCAAACTACATGCTATTTTTCTGAacaatgtagaaaatattaacatgTTCAGAAAACTCATAAAACTGAAATGTGAGACGAACGAGTCCTTAGTGTTGAGTCAGTACAGACAGGGAAGCATCAAGGACTTCGAGCGTTTTCAAACCATCTTGGACAAGTATTCCCTTCacaaattgataaaaaaaacggtcaTCGTGAATTACGACGGGGCGAAAGTCTAA